Proteins from one Bacteroides mediterraneensis genomic window:
- a CDS encoding type II restriction endonuclease, with amino-acid sequence MSELLNKAIEKVQNAKYAFCRFITANDTGKNGSHQSGFYIPKCAAPLLFDKPGVKGENKDKYVKVKWQDDFTTDSRFIYYGQGTRNEYRITRFGRSFPFFEEDNVGDLLILAQQEEEYYSGFVLQNDQDIDDFFAFFNLSPERTNQLIDLSQSIPPEELLKTKIQEIVSVYTDFPETIQMAQLARNAYNDVHGITDSIICSNPDLQLLNWIDTEYSLFRCFEEKIYAPIYSSPFANCQELIKFSNAILNRRKSRAGKSLEHHLATIFTSANLKFEEQVITEDNKKPDFLFPGGEAYHNLLFPTENLVFLGAKTTCKDRWRQVLNEANRIETKYLFTLQQGISKNQLLEMRHEHLKLVVPKPYKTSFDKDFQAEIETLDSFIEIVKSKQKSSSIYSF; translated from the coding sequence ATGAGTGAATTATTAAATAAGGCAATTGAGAAAGTACAAAATGCGAAATATGCCTTTTGTCGTTTTATCACGGCCAACGATACGGGGAAAAACGGTTCACATCAATCTGGATTTTATATTCCAAAATGTGCCGCTCCTTTGCTGTTTGATAAACCTGGAGTAAAAGGGGAAAATAAAGATAAATATGTGAAAGTAAAGTGGCAGGATGATTTTACGACCGATAGCCGTTTTATTTATTATGGGCAAGGCACACGTAATGAATATAGAATTACGCGATTCGGAAGGTCTTTTCCCTTTTTTGAAGAAGATAATGTGGGGGACTTGTTAATCTTGGCGCAGCAAGAAGAGGAGTATTATTCTGGTTTTGTATTGCAGAATGACCAAGATATAGATGATTTTTTTGCATTCTTCAACCTTTCTCCGGAGAGAACAAATCAATTGATAGATCTTTCTCAATCTATTCCTCCCGAAGAATTGTTGAAGACAAAGATTCAAGAAATAGTTTCTGTATATACGGATTTCCCGGAAACAATCCAAATGGCCCAGCTTGCTAGAAATGCCTACAATGATGTTCATGGTATTACGGATTCTATTATTTGCAGTAATCCTGATTTACAGTTATTGAATTGGATTGATACGGAATACAGCTTGTTCCGCTGTTTTGAAGAGAAAATATATGCCCCAATTTATAGTAGTCCGTTTGCTAACTGCCAAGAACTGATAAAATTTTCCAATGCCATCCTGAATCGCCGTAAATCAAGGGCTGGCAAGTCATTGGAGCATCATCTGGCCACTATATTTACGTCTGCCAACTTGAAATTTGAGGAACAAGTTATTACGGAAGATAATAAGAAGCCTGATTTTCTATTTCCTGGTGGAGAGGCCTATCATAATTTGTTGTTTCCAACGGAGAATTTAGTTTTTCTGGGAGCAAAAACGACTTGCAAGGATCGTTGGAGACAAGTTTTAAATGAAGCAAACCGTATAGAGACCAAATACTTGTTTACTTTACAACAGGGAATCTCTAAAAATCAATTATTGGAAATGAGACATGAACATTTAAAACTTGTTGTACCTAAACCATATAAAACATCGTTTGATAAAGATTTCCAAGCTGAGATCGAAACCTTGGATTCATTTATAGAAATAGTTAAATCAAAACAAAAGAGTTCGTCTATTTATTCTTTTTGA
- the dcm gene encoding DNA (cytosine-5-)-methyltransferase, with the protein MNKILSNIHLSDFPEKISITETSGGKVQVYMYGPKSYDNQLAVITHYLHNREFIKDFSVKQAHKYLREYLEYKFPKIEITEGVLRDPLQEGLFNDFFQIPFPDPKDYKFTFIDLFAGMGGFRLAMQAQGGKCIFSSEWNPFAQKTYMANFGEMPFGDITKEETKRYIPEHFDVLCAGFPCQPFSIAGVSKKKSLGRETGFRDKTQGTLFFDVAEILSRHRPKAFYLENVKNLVSHDKGNTFKIIRSTLEELEYSIHYKVMDGKDYVPQHRERIMIVGFDKRRYHGLEHFEFPKADNPIRKIRDILDYDPDSKYTLSDKLWNYLQNYAEKHKAKGNGFGFGLVDLDGISRTLSARYYKDGSEILIPQGEGINPRRLTPRECARLMGYPDEYIINKVSDVQAYRQCGNSVVVPLITAVSEQLVKTMLNAQIYE; encoded by the coding sequence ATGAATAAAATATTATCCAATATACATTTATCCGATTTTCCGGAGAAAATCTCTATTACAGAAACTTCTGGTGGTAAAGTACAGGTATATATGTATGGTCCGAAATCATATGACAATCAGCTGGCTGTAATTACCCATTATTTGCATAACCGGGAGTTCATTAAAGATTTTTCTGTAAAACAAGCCCATAAATATTTAAGAGAATATTTGGAATATAAATTCCCCAAAATAGAAATAACAGAAGGGGTTTTGCGTGATCCTTTGCAAGAAGGATTATTTAATGATTTCTTTCAGATACCTTTCCCGGATCCTAAAGATTATAAGTTTACATTCATTGATTTATTTGCTGGAATGGGTGGCTTTCGGTTAGCTATGCAAGCCCAAGGTGGAAAATGTATATTTTCGTCTGAATGGAATCCTTTTGCTCAAAAAACTTATATGGCAAATTTTGGAGAAATGCCTTTTGGAGATATTACGAAGGAAGAAACTAAGAGATATATCCCTGAACATTTTGATGTATTATGTGCGGGGTTTCCATGTCAGCCATTTTCTATCGCTGGAGTATCTAAGAAAAAAAGTCTAGGTAGAGAAACTGGTTTTCGTGATAAGACACAGGGAACTTTATTTTTTGATGTAGCTGAAATATTAAGCCGTCATAGGCCAAAAGCGTTTTATTTGGAGAATGTCAAGAATCTTGTTTCACATGATAAAGGAAACACATTTAAAATAATTCGTTCCACGCTGGAAGAGTTAGAATATTCCATACATTATAAAGTGATGGATGGTAAGGACTATGTTCCACAACATAGAGAGCGTATTATGATTGTCGGTTTTGATAAAAGACGCTATCATGGATTAGAACATTTCGAGTTTCCAAAAGCGGATAATCCCATTCGGAAGATACGGGATATCTTAGATTATGATCCGGATTCTAAATATACACTTTCTGATAAATTATGGAACTATTTACAGAATTATGCAGAAAAGCATAAAGCGAAAGGTAATGGGTTTGGATTTGGTTTGGTAGATTTAGATGGCATAAGCCGTACTTTAAGTGCAAGATATTATAAAGATGGTTCCGAAATATTGATTCCACAGGGAGAAGGAATAAATCCTCGCCGTTTAACTCCGAGGGAATGCGCCCGTCTGATGGGATATCCAGATGAATATATTATAAATAAGGTCTCTGATGTACAAGCATATAGACAATGCGGTAATTCGGTGGTTGTTCCTCTCATTACGGCTGTATCAGAACAATTGGTTAAGACAATGTTAAACGCACAAATTTATGAGTGA
- a CDS encoding porin family protein, translating into MKKFFMTAILAMFALAGFSQARWDARVGVNFSNLTKVKETKALPGFTLGLGMDYGINESWSFQSGLMFASKGYKVKDIYKERPVYLDIPILGAYKISVSENTKFVINAGPYLSFGLGGKTKYDKGGDHKVFGDEGWKRFDLGIQYGIGFELSDHYLVNLTGQHGFICPWDVDEGDKPKNMNFAISLGYRF; encoded by the coding sequence ATGAAAAAGTTCTTCATGACGGCCATATTGGCAATGTTTGCATTGGCTGGTTTTTCTCAGGCAAGATGGGATGCCCGCGTAGGCGTGAACTTCAGCAACCTGACCAAGGTGAAAGAAACAAAAGCATTGCCCGGTTTTACGCTGGGGCTTGGCATGGATTATGGTATCAATGAAAGCTGGTCTTTCCAGTCGGGCCTGATGTTTGCCTCCAAGGGATATAAAGTGAAAGATATATATAAAGAAAGACCCGTCTATCTTGACATCCCCATTTTGGGTGCGTATAAGATCAGTGTCAGCGAAAACACCAAGTTTGTCATCAATGCCGGTCCGTATCTGTCTTTCGGGCTGGGCGGAAAAACGAAATACGATAAAGGAGGCGACCACAAAGTTTTCGGTGATGAAGGCTGGAAGCGTTTTGACCTGGGCATCCAATACGGTATCGGCTTCGAGCTGAGCGACCATTATCTGGTGAATCTGACAGGACAGCACGGGTTCATCTGTCCGTGGGATGTGGATGAAGGCGACAAACCTAAGAACATGAATTTCGCCATCAGCCTGGGATATCGCTTCTGA
- a CDS encoding pyridoxamine 5'-phosphate oxidase family protein, whose product MEYNNQDVRRQDRLLDETRAFEILRDGEYGILSMQSEDGNGAYGIPINYVWDRGNSIYIHCAPVGRKLRCIDACPNVSFCVTGRSRVIPDKFTTGYESVVLQCTAYHSLHEAERMSALSLLLSKYCPDHKVQGIEYANKSFPRTEIIRLDIQKVSGKTKKMGL is encoded by the coding sequence ATGGAATACAACAATCAGGACGTGCGCAGGCAGGACCGCCTGCTCGACGAGACCCGCGCTTTTGAAATCCTGCGCGACGGTGAATACGGCATCCTCTCCATGCAGAGCGAAGACGGAAACGGAGCCTACGGCATTCCGATTAATTATGTGTGGGACCGTGGAAACTCTATCTACATTCATTGTGCGCCGGTGGGCCGCAAGCTGCGTTGTATCGACGCCTGCCCCAACGTATCGTTCTGCGTGACGGGACGGAGCCGCGTCATCCCCGACAAGTTCACTACGGGCTACGAAAGCGTGGTACTGCAATGCACGGCCTATCACAGTCTGCACGAAGCGGAACGGATGTCGGCCCTCTCTCTTCTGCTCTCCAAATACTGTCCCGACCATAAAGTCCAGGGAATCGAGTATGCCAACAAGTCGTTCCCTCGCACGGAAATCATCCGGCTGGACATCCAGAAGGTGAGCGGAAAGACCAAGAAAATGGGCCTCTGA
- a CDS encoding iron-containing alcohol dehydrogenase, translating into MNNFDFYSPTEFVFGKGTESRTAELVKKYHGTKVLIVYGGGSVVRSGLLDKIKKELDEAGIPHVELGGVQPNPTDPKVYEGIDLGRREQIDFLLPVGGGSVIDTAKAIAMGIPYEGDFWDFYINKAVPQKAVPLGVVLTIPAAGSEGSGNTVITKLDGLKKLSVRTHGLLRPTFAVMNPELTYTLPAWQTACGVTDMMAHIMERYFTNTEDQEVPDRMCEGTLKAIITEALRVMKEPTDYGARANLMWAGTIAHNGTCGVGAVEDWASHFMEHEVSAIYNVTHGAGLAVIFPAWLTYMASHHVGKVAQYANRVWDVPESDDKKAMALEGVARLKAFFHAIGMPVTFKELGIEHPDIDLLVKKLHENKGQYVGCYVPLDAQATREIYELANQ; encoded by the coding sequence ATGAATAACTTCGATTTTTATAGCCCGACCGAATTCGTGTTCGGGAAAGGCACAGAGAGCCGGACGGCAGAGCTGGTGAAGAAATACCACGGCACGAAAGTGCTGATTGTCTACGGCGGCGGTTCCGTGGTGCGCAGCGGACTGCTCGACAAGATTAAGAAGGAACTCGATGAGGCGGGCATCCCTCACGTGGAACTGGGAGGTGTACAGCCCAACCCTACCGACCCGAAGGTGTACGAAGGCATTGACCTGGGACGCCGCGAGCAGATTGATTTCCTGCTGCCTGTGGGCGGCGGTTCCGTCATCGACACGGCCAAGGCCATCGCCATGGGTATTCCTTACGAAGGTGATTTCTGGGATTTCTATATCAATAAGGCCGTGCCGCAGAAAGCGGTTCCCCTAGGCGTGGTGCTCACCATCCCGGCAGCCGGAAGCGAAGGTTCCGGAAACACGGTCATCACGAAGCTCGACGGGCTGAAGAAGCTGAGTGTCCGCACGCACGGCCTGCTCCGCCCCACCTTTGCCGTGATGAATCCGGAGCTGACCTACACCCTACCCGCCTGGCAGACGGCTTGCGGGGTGACCGACATGATGGCACACATCATGGAGCGTTATTTTACTAACACCGAAGACCAGGAAGTGCCCGACCGCATGTGTGAGGGTACGCTCAAGGCCATCATCACGGAGGCCCTCCGGGTGATGAAGGAACCGACGGACTACGGGGCCCGTGCCAACCTGATGTGGGCCGGTACCATCGCCCACAACGGAACGTGCGGCGTAGGGGCCGTGGAAGACTGGGCTTCGCACTTCATGGAACACGAGGTGAGTGCAATATATAATGTAACGCACGGGGCCGGACTGGCGGTGATCTTCCCGGCCTGGCTCACCTACATGGCCAGCCATCATGTGGGCAAGGTGGCCCAGTATGCCAACCGCGTATGGGACGTGCCCGAGTCGGACGACAAGAAAGCCATGGCCTTGGAGGGAGTGGCCCGCCTGAAAGCCTTCTTCCATGCTATCGGCATGCCTGTCACCTTCAAGGAACTGGGCATCGAGCATCCGGACATCGACCTGCTGGTAAAGAAACTGCACGAGAACAAGGGGCAATACGTGGGCTGCTACGTGCCGCTGGATGCACAGGCTACCCGCGAAATCTATGAACTGGCCAACCAATAA
- a CDS encoding formate--tetrahydrofolate ligase: MKSDIEIARSIELTKIKQIAREYGIPVEEISNYGRYIAKVPETLIDEEKVKKSNLILVTAITPTKAGIGKTTVSIGLALGLNKIGKKAFCALREPSLGPCFGMKGGAAGGGYAQVLPMDKINLHFTGDFHAITSAHNMITALLDNYMYQNKDNGFAMKEVLWNRVLDVNDRGLRYIVTGLGGKTNGITRESSFDITPASEIMAILCLAKDEDDLRRRIENILLGFTIDNKPFTVKDLGVAGAITVLLKDALSPNLVQTTEHTPAFVHGGPFANIAHGCNSVLATKLAMTFGDYVVTEAGFGADLGAEKFYNIKCRKAGLQPKLTVIVATAQGLKMHGGVDVDKIKEPNMEGLKEGVKNLDKHIDNLQSFGQTVVVAFNRYANDTDEELDFVRRHCEEIGVGFAINNAFMEGGAGAVDLANLVVDTIEHNPSQPLTFTYDETDSVEEKVTKIACGLYGAKQVLFGPAARKKIQMIKDLGYTHFPVCIAKTQYSFSTDPKLYGVASGFNFAVRDIVINAGAEMLVVVAGEMMRMPGLPKEPQALHIDIVNGEIEGLS; this comes from the coding sequence ATGAAATCGGATATCGAAATAGCACGCAGCATTGAGCTGACAAAGATTAAACAAATCGCACGCGAGTATGGCATTCCGGTAGAGGAAATCTCCAACTACGGACGTTACATTGCCAAAGTTCCTGAAACACTGATTGATGAGGAAAAGGTGAAGAAGAGCAACCTGATTCTGGTGACGGCCATCACGCCGACCAAGGCCGGTATCGGAAAGACTACTGTTTCCATCGGTCTGGCACTCGGACTGAACAAAATCGGCAAGAAGGCCTTCTGTGCCTTGCGCGAACCGTCGCTCGGTCCCTGCTTCGGAATGAAAGGTGGAGCTGCCGGAGGTGGTTATGCACAGGTGCTCCCGATGGACAAGATCAACCTGCACTTCACGGGTGACTTCCACGCCATCACTTCGGCCCACAACATGATTACGGCCCTGCTCGACAACTATATGTACCAGAACAAGGACAACGGCTTCGCCATGAAGGAAGTGCTCTGGAACCGTGTGCTCGACGTGAACGACCGCGGCCTGCGCTACATCGTGACAGGACTGGGAGGCAAGACCAACGGCATCACCCGTGAATCGAGCTTCGACATCACGCCGGCCTCTGAAATCATGGCCATCCTCTGTCTGGCAAAAGACGAAGACGACTTGCGCCGCCGCATCGAGAACATCCTGCTGGGATTCACCATCGACAACAAGCCTTTCACGGTGAAAGACCTGGGCGTGGCAGGTGCCATCACGGTGCTGCTGAAAGATGCGTTGTCGCCCAACCTGGTACAGACTACGGAACATACACCGGCCTTCGTACACGGCGGACCGTTTGCCAACATCGCCCACGGATGTAACTCCGTACTGGCTACCAAGCTGGCCATGACCTTCGGCGACTATGTAGTGACAGAAGCCGGATTCGGTGCCGACCTGGGTGCGGAAAAATTCTACAACATCAAATGCCGCAAGGCGGGTCTCCAGCCGAAACTGACGGTCATCGTGGCTACGGCGCAGGGACTGAAGATGCACGGTGGTGTGGATGTAGACAAAATCAAGGAACCGAACATGGAAGGTTTGAAAGAAGGAGTGAAGAACCTCGACAAGCACATCGACAACCTCCAGTCGTTCGGCCAGACCGTAGTGGTGGCCTTCAACCGTTACGCCAACGATACCGACGAAGAACTCGACTTCGTGCGCCGTCACTGTGAGGAAATCGGCGTGGGCTTCGCCATCAACAACGCCTTCATGGAAGGGGGAGCAGGTGCCGTCGACTTGGCTAACCTGGTGGTAGACACCATCGAACACAACCCGTCGCAGCCGCTCACCTTCACTTACGACGAAACGGATTCCGTAGAAGAGAAAGTGACCAAGATTGCCTGCGGATTGTATGGAGCCAAACAGGTGCTGTTCGGCCCGGCTGCCCGCAAGAAGATACAGATGATCAAGGATTTGGGATATACGCATTTCCCGGTCTGCATTGCCAAGACACAGTATTCTTTCTCTACCGACCCGAAACTCTACGGGGTGGCTTCCGGTTTCAACTTCGCCGTGCGTGACATCGTCATCAACGCCGGAGCGGAAATGCTGGTAGTGGTAGCTGGAGAAATGATGCGTATGCCGGGATTGCCGAAAGAGCCGCAGGCATTGCACATCGACATCGTGAACGGAGAAATAGAAGGATTGTCGTAA
- a CDS encoding cobyrinate a,c-diamide synthase encodes MKPQFLVGALMPGSGQTLVALGLMRALRNRGLHVQSFKCGPELAELRYHALATDHEPANLDAWMASHTHLQTLYNGYGEKADVCLVEGKGGLFDGFRKAQGSGAELARLIRIPVVLVVSARNAGYSTAAMLQGFKHFYTDLKIAGVIFNQVTSAAQYGFLRETCAEAGVECLGYLPLLEDAGLPPRHQALTLPLRKSLDQLFQKVAEQLAQHVDLPKLLNLSTRIFPCAYSLPYISETETEAWIGARKLRIALASDPAFPFLYRRSIDRIQGEIIRFSPVFGSELPQADIVYLPGGYPELFARQLHRRKRLMEQLHAYVENGGKLLAEGGGMALLGQTLTARPGGTAYEMAGILPYSVCVKDNRPYNGYRQTSYRELKLKGYEYRYFDLVPTEEAASLQTSVCHAKGGEMPGSYFFRYKNCIATSVHNYWGEISLYKLWE; translated from the coding sequence ATGAAGCCACAGTTTCTTGTCGGAGCCCTGATGCCCGGAAGCGGGCAGACCCTCGTGGCCTTGGGACTGATGCGGGCGTTGCGTAACCGCGGCCTGCATGTGCAGTCGTTCAAGTGCGGACCGGAGCTGGCTGAGCTGCGCTATCATGCGCTGGCCACAGACCACGAACCGGCCAATCTGGATGCGTGGATGGCCTCGCACACCCATCTGCAAACCCTCTACAACGGTTATGGCGAAAAGGCCGATGTATGCCTTGTAGAAGGGAAGGGGGGACTGTTCGACGGTTTCCGGAAGGCGCAAGGAAGCGGGGCCGAACTGGCCCGTCTGATAAGAATACCGGTGGTGCTGGTGGTCAGCGCGCGCAATGCGGGCTACTCCACGGCAGCCATGCTGCAAGGCTTCAAGCATTTCTATACAGATTTGAAAATAGCCGGAGTGATTTTCAATCAGGTCACTTCGGCTGCCCAATATGGTTTCCTGCGCGAAACCTGTGCCGAGGCGGGGGTGGAATGTCTGGGTTATCTTCCTTTACTGGAAGATGCAGGCCTTCCTCCCCGGCATCAGGCGCTTACCCTGCCGCTCCGGAAGAGTCTCGACCAGCTTTTCCAGAAGGTGGCCGAACAACTGGCGCAGCATGTCGACTTGCCCAAGCTGTTGAATCTCAGTACCCGTATCTTCCCTTGTGCGTACTCACTTCCTTACATTTCGGAAACCGAAACAGAGGCATGGATTGGTGCCCGAAAACTGCGGATTGCCCTGGCTTCCGACCCGGCCTTTCCTTTCCTGTACCGGAGAAGCATCGACCGCATTCAAGGAGAAATCATCCGTTTTAGTCCGGTGTTCGGCAGCGAACTGCCTCAAGCGGACATCGTCTACTTGCCCGGCGGCTATCCGGAACTGTTTGCCCGCCAGCTGCACCGTCGGAAACGCCTGATGGAACAGTTGCACGCGTACGTGGAAAACGGTGGAAAGCTGTTGGCCGAAGGGGGAGGAATGGCCTTGTTGGGACAGACCTTGACCGCACGTCCCGGCGGAACGGCCTACGAGATGGCCGGCATCCTTCCTTATTCCGTCTGCGTGAAAGACAACCGTCCATACAACGGATACCGCCAGACTTCCTATCGGGAACTCAAGCTGAAAGGATATGAGTATCGCTATTTCGACCTCGTGCCGACAGAAGAAGCCGCTTCGCTCCAGACATCGGTCTGCCATGCCAAGGGAGGGGAGATGCCCGGGTCGTACTTTTTCCGCTACAAGAATTGCATCGCCACTTCTGTCCACAATTATTGGGGAGAAATCAGTCTGTACAAACTCTGGGAGTAG
- a CDS encoding site-specific integrase: MNATVNVVCYTSKILSNGEHPLMLRICKNGKKKYQSLGISINPKYWDFKKNTLKACCPNKEYIQKIILNKQMEFQQRMLQLTCEQKDYTVSTLLNKDCATFKLKTVEEFYCNLIEQYACENKCGNRLIYKGSLNSIKTFTKGKLDIPFSDIDTMWLTKYEKWLRSKGNKETTISLLFRTLRSAYNKAINAKCARASDYPFNEYKINKFNTTTQKRAIAKTDILKFITEVQPIGKQQYMELSKDIFVFSYLCGGINFTDIANLTNENIQSGRLHYIRQKTGKQIKIGIPQEAMQIIEKYSKTGKGYLFPILDSKVHKTALQKQNRIHKILGKVNKNLKLLAAQLGVEANVTTYVARHSFASVLKKSGVNIALISEALGHSDLATTQIYLDSFDNEQVDDAMKNLL; this comes from the coding sequence ATGAATGCAACTGTAAATGTCGTATGTTACACATCTAAGATTTTATCTAATGGCGAACACCCTTTAATGCTTCGCATTTGTAAAAACGGTAAAAAGAAATACCAAAGTTTAGGAATATCAATAAATCCTAAATATTGGGACTTTAAGAAAAACACACTTAAAGCATGTTGTCCGAATAAGGAATACATTCAGAAAATTATTCTCAATAAGCAGATGGAATTTCAGCAACGCATGTTACAGCTAACTTGCGAACAGAAAGATTATACCGTTTCAACCTTGCTGAATAAAGATTGTGCCACGTTCAAATTGAAAACAGTAGAGGAGTTTTATTGCAATTTAATTGAACAATATGCTTGTGAGAATAAATGTGGAAACCGTCTCATATATAAAGGGTCTTTGAATTCTATCAAAACTTTTACTAAAGGAAAACTGGATATTCCATTTAGTGATATAGACACCATGTGGCTAACTAAATATGAAAAGTGGTTACGCTCCAAAGGAAATAAAGAAACAACTATCAGTCTATTGTTTCGTACCTTACGGAGTGCATACAATAAAGCTATCAATGCCAAATGTGCCCGAGCTTCTGATTATCCTTTTAATGAATATAAAATCAACAAGTTTAATACCACAACTCAAAAAAGAGCTATTGCCAAAACCGACATACTGAAATTTATAACAGAGGTGCAGCCAATTGGAAAGCAGCAGTATATGGAATTGAGCAAAGACATATTCGTGTTTAGTTATTTATGTGGTGGAATCAATTTCACAGACATAGCTAATTTAACAAATGAGAACATTCAAAGTGGTAGACTACACTATATCCGTCAGAAAACAGGAAAACAAATAAAGATAGGAATACCACAGGAAGCCATGCAGATAATAGAGAAATATTCAAAAACTGGCAAAGGCTATTTATTCCCGATTTTAGATAGTAAGGTTCACAAAACCGCCTTACAGAAACAGAACAGAATACACAAGATACTTGGTAAAGTCAATAAGAATCTAAAACTGCTTGCAGCACAACTTGGGGTTGAAGCTAACGTTACAACCTATGTTGCCCGCCACTCATTTGCAAGTGTTCTTAAAAAATCTGGGGTAAACATAGCATTGATAAGTGAAGCATTGGGGCATTCAGATTTAGCGACTACTCAAATTTACCTTGATAGCTTTGATAACGAACAAGTAGATGATGCAATGAAGAATTTACTATAA